The stretch of DNA ACCGCCGACGCGCTGACGATGCCCGGTCTGCCGGCCCGCCCGGCCGCCGCGGACATGGACATCGACGAGGACGGGGAGATCACCGGCCTGTTCTGAGCGGCGGGCCGACACCGACCGTCGGACGGCCGCGCTCTTCTCTCGCGACGCGGTTCCAGCCCACCGGATAACAGCGTTAACGGTGTGAAGAATCGGCTGACGGAACCGCGTCGAGCTACCGAGCCAGCGGCCGCGGGTCGGTCACCGACGCGACGGCCGTGGGAACACGGCCGGGATCGGCGGCCGTCGCCCCGGGCCGCGTCGTCACTCGGTGGTCGCGATGGCCTCGATCTCGACGGCCGCGCCCTTCGGGACGGCACCCGCCCCGACGGCGCTGCGGGCCGGCGGCTCCTCGTCGAAGAACTCGCTGTAGGCCTCGTTGAACGCCTCGAAGTCGTCGATGTCGTCGAGGAAGACGGTCGTCTTGAGCAGGTCCCCGAGGTCAAGCCCCTCGGATTCGAGGATGGCCTCGACGTTGCGCATACACTGCCGGGTCTGGTCGGCGACGGACTCGTCGTCGAGCAGGTCGCCGTCGGCCGTCAGCGGCAGCTGGCCGGCCGTGATGAGGAGGCTCCCGTTCGTCGTCGCCTGACTGTACGCCCCGACCGCCGCCGGCGCGTCGTCGGTACTGATGGTTCGTTTCACGGTCGCTCGTTCGCCTGGAGCCGGCTTAAATCCCGGTCCGGGGCGGCGCTCGCGCACATCCGATCAGAGAGGAGACACGTCGTGGGACCGCCTACTGGTTGACGACGACGATCGCCGCGATGGCCAGTCCGATGCCGGCGACCTTGTTCAGCGACAGCGGCTCGCCGAACGCGACGGTGCTGATGAGCGCCGCCGTCACGAAGTACATCCCGCCGATGGTCGAGACGACCGCCGTCGGGCCGACCGTGACGCCGATGAACGTGGAGACGACGCCGATCGCGGCCGCGACGCCGGCCACGCAGGCGAACAGGAGCCCCCGGTTCGTCACCGCGAGCGAGGCGTCCGAGACGACGACGAACAGGCCCGTGACGACGGCGGCGGTGGCGTAGGAGACGAACGCCGCCGTCTTCGGGTCCATCGTGTTCGAGGCCACGTCGCCGAAGATGATCCAGAAGCCCCACGCGATCATCGTCCCGAGTCCGAACAGGACCGCGGAGTTGTTCACCGCCGGCCCTCCGGGGGAAGACGGGTGCGTGGCGGTCGTCTCGGTCGTCCCAGCGGTGGCGCTGTGCGAAGGCGGAGCATCGACGCCACCTACGACGCTTCCCCTGTTGAGTGTCACGACATCGGGGGCGAGATTTTTATGCCCGCTCGCGCAAGATCGTGGTAGTGGTTGACGCACCGGACGAGGCGACCGAACCGGCGCTGGAGGAGGTCTTCTACCCGGCGGACCGCATCCCGTTCGTGGAGTGGGAGGCGTTCACCGGGGGGAAGTCGACGGTGTTGCTCGTCGGCGCGGTGACGATCCTCTCGTTTCTGACCGGGCTGTCGAACCTGAGCCAGTCGACGCCGGCCACGGACGGCCCCCTCGCGGTCTTCCTGTCGCTGCCGCCCGGGGTCGTCCAGTTCGGCGGCGTCCTGTTCGCGTTCGTGCTTGGGATCGTCACCGTCGGCCTCCAGCAGCGCAAGGACGTCGCCCTCCGGGCCGCGATCGTGCTGTTGCCCGCGCTCGCGGTGCTGCCGCTGACGACGTTCCAGACCACGGACGTGCCGCTGTTGCTGGGGATCGTCGTCGCCTACCCGCTGCTCGTGCGCAACCGCGCCCAGTTCGACCAGACGGTGGACCTCTCGCCGCTGCAGATCGCGTCGCTGTCGGCCATCGGCGGGGTCGGCCTCTACGGCACCGTCGGCGCGTACGCGCTGCGCACCGAGTTCACCGGCGACCCGCTGACCTGGGGCGACGCCGTCTACTTCGTCATCGTCACCATCGCCACCGTCGGCTACGGCGACTTCACGCCGACGACGCCGCGGGCCCGCTGGTTCGCCCTCTCGATCATCCTGTTCGGGACCGGCGCGTTCACCGTCGCCGTCGGGGCTCTGATCGGGCCGGTCATCGAGTCGCGGATGGCGACCGCATTCGGAATCATGACTGCATCAGACCTCACCCTGTTGGAGGACCACGTCGTCGTCCTCGGCTACGGGGACGTGACCGACTCGCTGCTGGACGAACTGGACGAGGAGACCGAACTCATCGTCGTGACCGACGACGCCGAGGCCGCCTCGACGCTGGACGACGCGGGCCTGAACGTCCTGACGGGGGACCCGACCGACGAGGACGTGCTGGTCGACGCCCGCGTCGGGAGCGCCAGCGGCGTGGTCGTCGGCAGCGACGACGACGCCCGCGACGTCCTGGCCGTCCTCGCGGCCAAGTCGATCGACCCGGACGTCCGCGTCGTCGCCGCCGCCACGGAGGCGAAACACGTCGACAAGTTCCGGTCGGTGGGTGCCGACGAGGTGGTCAACCCCCGCAGCATCGGCGGGACGCTCCTGGGCCGGTCGGTACTGGACGGGACCGCGCCCGACGCGGCGCTGTCGGACCTCGACGACGGGGCGGGCGAGGAGTAGCCCCCCGCGACACTACTATACGTACACGCTACCGTACCACACAGTATGGCCGCCTCCGAGGGCAGCGGCATCGAAGCGCTGGTGGCGAAGCTGCTGGTCCCGGTCGCCGCCGCGTCGGGTGCGATCGTCTTCGTCGGGTTCTTCTTCCGGGACTTCGTCGGCGAGGCGGTGACCGGCCAGGGGTGGGTCGCCATCTCGCTGGTCTTCTTCGGGTCCGGGCTGGGCTACCTGGCGGTGCTGCCCTACCGCGACGAGGCCGACGACGAGCCGACCGCGGGCTACCTCCTGCGCGTCCGGCGGGCGAGCGTGACGTCGACGCTCCGGTCGTTCGCGCGCGGGCAGGACCCGCTGACGATGGGCCTCCCGGTGACGGTGTTCGCCGCGTTCTTCCTGTTGCAGGCGGCGTTGCCGGCGCGGACCTCGGCCGCCGTCACCGCCGTCTCGGGGACCATCCTGCGGGTCGGCGGGCCGCTGTTCCTGGCCGCGATGCTGCTTGCGGTGTGTTACTGCGCCGTCCTGCTGTTCGGTCCCTGGGGCGAGATCAAGCTGGGCGGGCCGGAGACGGAACCCAGCTACACCTACCCGACGTACTTCACGCTCGTGTTCACCGCGGGCATCGCGGCGGGACTGGTGTTCTGGGGACCGGCCGAGGCGCTGTTTCACTACCGGACGCCGCCGCCGTACTTCGGTGCCACGCCCCAGTCCGCCGCGGCCGCCGGCGACGCGCTCGTCTACTCGCTGTTCCACTGGGGGATCTCCGCCTGGAGCGCCTACGCCGTCATCGGCGTCCCCATCGCGTACTTCGTCTACCGGCGGGGAGCGCCGCTCCGGGTGTCGACGCTGCTGACGCCGTTTCTCGGCGTCGACGGCCTCGATTCGGTCTGGGGACGGCTGGTCGACACGCTGGCGGTGTTCGCCACCATCGGCGGCATCGCCACCTCCGTCGCGCTCGTCAGCGAGCAGTTCCTCGCCGGCGTCGCGTTCAAGTGGAACGTGGCGGTCGGTACCGCCGGGCCGCTGGTGTTCGTCGGCGGCCTGACGCTCATCTTCGTCCTCTCGGCCGCGACGGGCATCCACCGCGGGATCCGCCGCATCGCCGGCCTGAACGTCGTCCTGTTCGGCCTGTTCGCGCTCCTGCTGGCCGTCCTCGGGCCGCGCTCGTACGTCCTCGACCGGGGGGCGACGGCGCTGGGCCGGTACGTCGTCCACTTCGTCCCGCTGAGCCTCCACACCGGCGGCGAGTGGGTCGCCCAGTGGACGGTGTGGAACTGGTCGTGGTGGTTCTCGTGGGCCCCCTTCGCCGGGCTGTTCGTCGCCGCGCTCTCCCGCGGTCGGCGGGTCCGGACCGTCGTGTTCACCACCGTCGTCGCCACGTCGGCGGCGACGATGGTCTGGTTCCTCCTGCTGGGCGGGACCACCCTGTCCGTCCAGCGCAGCGGGGCGGCCGACGTGCTCGCGGCCGTCGCTCAGCGGGGCGGGTCGGAGGCCGTCGCCGGCTTCCCGCTGCTCGCGGCGCTCCCGCTGAGCGAGCTGCTGGTCTTTCTCTTCCTCGCGCTCATCGTCGTCTTCATGACCACGTCGGCCGACACCTCGACGCTCGTCGTCGCCATCCTCGCGACCCGGCGGGGCTTGGCCCCCTCGACCGGCAGTATCGTCTTCTGGGGCGCGTTCCAGGGTGCGGTCGCCGTCGCCGTGTTGCTGGTCGGCGGCGCGGAGACGTTGCAGGCGCTTGCGGTCCTGACCGGCGGCCCCTTCGCCGTCATCTCCCTCGTGGGCATCGCGGGTCTGACCCGCTCGTGGTACCGGAACGAGCGGGGCCACACGTCGATCGTCAGGCGCGTCGCCGACCGGCTGCCGACGGTGCAGGCCCACCACGACGTCGACCCGCCCGAGGAGGACTAAGCACCGGCGACGCTCGTACAGAAGTTCTCGACGATGCACATTCCGGCGTCGGTGAGGATGCTCTCGGGGTGGAACTGGACGCCGAAGTGGGGCCGGTCCCGGTGGCGGACCCCCATCACCACGCTCCGGTCGTCGGTGGTGTGGGCCGTCTCGACGAGCGCGTCGGGGAGGTCGTCGCGCTCGACGGCCAGCGAGTGGTAGCGGCCGACCTCGAAGGGGTCGTCGACGCCCTCGTACAGGGGGGTCCCCTCGTGGCGCACCTCCGAGGGCTTCCCGTGGACGACCTCCGGCGCGTGGCCGACGGCCGAGCCGTTGGCCGCACAGAGCGCCTGGTGGCCGAGGCAGACCCCCAGCGCCGGGTAGTCGGTCTCGGCGAAGACGTCGACCGAGACGCCGGCGTCCTCGGGAGTGCCCGGCCCCGGGGAGACGACGATGCCGTCGGGGTCCAGCTCGCGGATGCCCGCGACGTCGACGGCGTCGTTGCGCCGGACCGCGACCTCGTCGACGGTGCCGACGTACTGGACGAGGTTGTAGGCGAAGGAGTCGTAGTTGTCGACGATGAGGATCATCGGGCACCCCCCGTCTGTTCGGCCCGTTCGACGGCGAACGAGCCCTGCTCGCCCAGCGCCTCGTCGACGGCGGTCACGAGCGCCCGCGCCTTGTCCAGCGTCTCCTGGTACTCGCGTTCGGGGACGGAGTCGTGGACGACGCCGCCGCCGACCCGCAGGCGGTACTCGCCCTCGTGGTGGACCAGCGTCCGGATGGTGATGTTCAGCGTCGCCCGGTCGTCGAAGCCGAAGACGCCGATCGAGCCGGTGTAGGGGCCCCGGCGGGTCGCCTCGAGTTCGTCGATGATCTCCATCGTCCGGGGCTTCGGGCAGCCGGTGATGGTGCCGCCGGGGAAGACCGCCGCGACGGCGTCGGCGATGCTGGCGTCGTCCCGGCGCTGCCCCTCGACCAGCGAGACCAGGTGCATCACCTCCGAGTAGCGGTCGACGCGGCGGTACTCGGCGACGTCGACGGTGCCGTACTCGCTGACCTTCCCGAGGTCGTTGCGTTCGAGGTCGACAAGCATCGCGTGTTCGGCCCGCTCTTTCTCGTCGGTGGTCAGGTCGGCCTCCAGGTCGGCGTCCGCCTCGGGCGTGTCCCCGCGCGGTCGAGTGCCGGCGATGGGTTCGGTGAGCAGGCGGTCGCCGTCGACGTCCAGCAGGAGCTCGGGGCTGGCGCTGACGAGGTCGACGCCGGGGAACTCCACGAGCGCGGAGTAGGGCGCGGGGTTGACCCGCCGGACCGCGGCGAAGGTGTCGACGGGGTTGACCGACGCGGGCGCGACCAGCCGGTGGGAGATGTTCGTCTGGAAGGTGTCGCCGTCGCGGACGTACTGTTTGACCGCCTCGACGCGGTCGGCGTAGGCCGCCTCGCCGCACTCGCTCTCGAAGGTGGCCTGTCGGTTCGCGGTCGGCTGCGCCCGGACGCCGCGGTCGCCGTGTAGCGCCCGCTCGGCGAGGTCGGTCGCCCGTTCGAGCCCCGCCTCGTAGGCCGCCTCGGGGTCGTCGCCGACGACCGGACAGGCCGTGACGCGGAGGGTCGTCTCGCCCTCGCGGGGTTCTTCCCAGGCGGCGACGCGGTCGAACACGCCCAGCTGGAGCCGGGGCAGGCCGTCCGAGCGGGTCGTCTCCGGAATCGCCTCCAGCTCCCGGGCGACGTCGTAGGAGAGCCAGCCGAACGCGCCACAGGGGTAGGGCACCTCGCAGTCGCCGCGGACGAGCAGTTCGCGGTCGAGCAGGCCGTCGATGGCCGCGATGCTCGGGCTGCCCTCGTCTCGGGGGGTCGCTTCCGGCCCCACCCGGACGCGCTCGACCGGGTCGACGGCGAAGTAGCCCCAGCCGGACTGCCCGCCCGTCGTCTCCAGGTAGACCCCGTCGCCGTCCCCGTCGCGGGCGCGGCGGTAGGCCTCGAACGGGTCCGCGACGGTGACCCGTACCTCGACCGGGACGCGGGCACCCGGGGGTGCCGACCGCGCAGTCTCGACGAACGATCCTCGCTCGGTGACGACCGCTTGCTCCTTCATTCGTAG from Haloarcula litorea encodes:
- a CDS encoding Rid family detoxifying hydrolase, yielding MKRTISTDDAPAAVGAYSQATTNGSLLITAGQLPLTADGDLLDDESVADQTRQCMRNVEAILESEGLDLGDLLKTTVFLDDIDDFEAFNEAYSEFFDEEPPARSAVGAGAVPKGAAVEIEAIATTE
- a CDS encoding EamA family transporter is translated as MNNSAVLFGLGTMIAWGFWIIFGDVASNTMDPKTAAFVSYATAAVVTGLFVVVSDASLAVTNRGLLFACVAGVAAAIGVVSTFIGVTVGPTAVVSTIGGMYFVTAALISTVAFGEPLSLNKVAGIGLAIAAIVVVNQ
- a CDS encoding NAD-binding protein, yielding MVDAPDEATEPALEEVFYPADRIPFVEWEAFTGGKSTVLLVGAVTILSFLTGLSNLSQSTPATDGPLAVFLSLPPGVVQFGGVLFAFVLGIVTVGLQQRKDVALRAAIVLLPALAVLPLTTFQTTDVPLLLGIVVAYPLLVRNRAQFDQTVDLSPLQIASLSAIGGVGLYGTVGAYALRTEFTGDPLTWGDAVYFVIVTIATVGYGDFTPTTPRARWFALSIILFGTGAFTVAVGALIGPVIESRMATAFGIMTASDLTLLEDHVVVLGYGDVTDSLLDELDEETELIVVTDDAEAASTLDDAGLNVLTGDPTDEDVLVDARVGSASGVVVGSDDDARDVLAVLAAKSIDPDVRVVAAATEAKHVDKFRSVGADEVVNPRSIGGTLLGRSVLDGTAPDAALSDLDDGAGEE
- a CDS encoding BCCT family transporter; the encoded protein is MAASEGSGIEALVAKLLVPVAAASGAIVFVGFFFRDFVGEAVTGQGWVAISLVFFGSGLGYLAVLPYRDEADDEPTAGYLLRVRRASVTSTLRSFARGQDPLTMGLPVTVFAAFFLLQAALPARTSAAVTAVSGTILRVGGPLFLAAMLLAVCYCAVLLFGPWGEIKLGGPETEPSYTYPTYFTLVFTAGIAAGLVFWGPAEALFHYRTPPPYFGATPQSAAAAGDALVYSLFHWGISAWSAYAVIGVPIAYFVYRRGAPLRVSTLLTPFLGVDGLDSVWGRLVDTLAVFATIGGIATSVALVSEQFLAGVAFKWNVAVGTAGPLVFVGGLTLIFVLSAATGIHRGIRRIAGLNVVLFGLFALLLAVLGPRSYVLDRGATALGRYVVHFVPLSLHTGGEWVAQWTVWNWSWWFSWAPFAGLFVAALSRGRRVRTVVFTTVVATSAATMVWFLLLGGTTLSVQRSGAADVLAAVAQRGGSEAVAGFPLLAALPLSELLVFLFLALIVVFMTTSADTSTLVVAILATRRGLAPSTGSIVFWGAFQGAVAVAVLLVGGAETLQALAVLTGGPFAVISLVGIAGLTRSWYRNERGHTSIVRRVADRLPTVQAHHDVDPPEED
- a CDS encoding anthranilate synthase component II, with the protein product MILIVDNYDSFAYNLVQYVGTVDEVAVRRNDAVDVAGIRELDPDGIVVSPGPGTPEDAGVSVDVFAETDYPALGVCLGHQALCAANGSAVGHAPEVVHGKPSEVRHEGTPLYEGVDDPFEVGRYHSLAVERDDLPDALVETAHTTDDRSVVMGVRHRDRPHFGVQFHPESILTDAGMCIVENFCTSVAGA
- a CDS encoding anthranilate synthase component I family protein, producing MKEQAVVTERGSFVETARSAPPGARVPVEVRVTVADPFEAYRRARDGDGDGVYLETTGGQSGWGYFAVDPVERVRVGPEATPRDEGSPSIAAIDGLLDRELLVRGDCEVPYPCGAFGWLSYDVARELEAIPETTRSDGLPRLQLGVFDRVAAWEEPREGETTLRVTACPVVGDDPEAAYEAGLERATDLAERALHGDRGVRAQPTANRQATFESECGEAAYADRVEAVKQYVRDGDTFQTNISHRLVAPASVNPVDTFAAVRRVNPAPYSALVEFPGVDLVSASPELLLDVDGDRLLTEPIAGTRPRGDTPEADADLEADLTTDEKERAEHAMLVDLERNDLGKVSEYGTVDVAEYRRVDRYSEVMHLVSLVEGQRRDDASIADAVAAVFPGGTITGCPKPRTMEIIDELEATRRGPYTGSIGVFGFDDRATLNITIRTLVHHEGEYRLRVGGGVVHDSVPEREYQETLDKARALVTAVDEALGEQGSFAVERAEQTGGAR